One genomic window of Micromonospora sp. WMMD1128 includes the following:
- a CDS encoding pentapeptide repeat-containing protein has translation MPEPVEDATYRQQDWYAEELVDRHFVRCEFFDVDLTEAATRGAVFTECVFGTVAFNASRHTDSAFTRCTFTRCNLFEAEFTGCKLVGSSFDRCDMRPLRVDRGDWSFVALPGADLRGARITDVRMREVDLSGADLTGAVLTGVDLSGAQLRGAKLTRADLRGSDLSGLDPTTVERAGARVDVEQAVALAHALGFQVG, from the coding sequence ATGCCGGAGCCGGTCGAGGACGCCACCTACCGCCAGCAGGACTGGTACGCCGAAGAGTTGGTCGACAGGCACTTCGTGCGGTGCGAGTTCTTCGACGTCGACCTCACCGAGGCGGCCACCCGAGGCGCCGTCTTCACCGAGTGCGTCTTCGGCACCGTGGCGTTCAACGCCTCCCGGCACACCGACTCGGCGTTCACCCGCTGCACGTTCACCCGGTGCAACCTGTTCGAGGCCGAGTTCACCGGCTGCAAGCTGGTCGGCAGCAGCTTCGACAGGTGCGACATGCGCCCGCTGCGGGTCGACCGGGGCGACTGGTCCTTCGTCGCCCTGCCCGGAGCCGACCTGCGCGGGGCGCGGATCACCGACGTGCGGATGCGTGAGGTCGACCTGTCCGGCGCCGACCTGACCGGCGCGGTGCTCACCGGGGTCGACCTGTCCGGCGCCCAACTGCGCGGCGCCAAGCTGACCCGCGCCGACCTGCGCGGCAGCGATTTGTCCGGGCTCGACCCGACCACTGTCGAGCGCGCCGGGGCGCGGGTCGACGTCGAGCAGGCCGTGGCGCTGGCCCACGCACTCGGCTTCCAGGTCGGCTGA